In the genome of Caenorhabditis elegans chromosome IV, the window AGAAAACGTATAGAACTCCCAATGCCTGCGTCTCGAATAtttacaacaattttcaactcaaGCATTATGAAGAAATGAGGTCAATTAGACAACGTCTTGCTCATATCGTCTCATATTCTGAGAATATGAAAATGCTAACGTCTTCTATATTTATTCATAATATAAACAGACATTCTTCATCTCAACCCATCTGCTATTGCGTCTACCTATTCCAGCTCTGCagctttttaaaagttgtttttttttccaatgatcattttaaaatatattatgaTTTATTTAAGCATTGAGCTTATATCAGGCACTCTAGGGgtaatcaatattttgaatttcggttAATGAACttattaatttcagtttcaaaaaatcgagtgTGCAAATTATTCTGCATCTGTAACAGTAGTCCCACATATTGATGGTCCAACTCAGTTGATTTTAGACTTTCGACTGCTATCCGAAGAGCAGGTAAGTTATTTGTTGgagttacaaaaaattcaattatttcagcTTTGTCACAGTCGaagaaaaattccgaaatttcatAAACTTCATATTAGCCCCGCGAGCTATGTCACAACATGTGAACAGTGCCCACagtaagttttttggaatgtgACTGTTCATTTTCTTTGTACCTTgcctttgaaatttttcaggtgtTATTTCACATTTCCAATGCAATTTGAACTTCCGATATCTTGGTCCATAGATCGATTATTCGTTGTCACAAAGTCACAACCTCATCACCAATCAGCTACAGATGTTCCAATTCATTATGTGATTGTTGACAAAATGCCACCAATTGGTTCTTCTCTTCGAAACTGTAGAATACACGTTCCCAGCATGATTCCACCgatttccgacaattttcaaattaaatttcttgCTGGTTTCTTCATTTCAGCGTTTGGTGTTATGTTGTTGATCAGGTGTTTTTGTATCAAAACTAGATAAATATCAactacttttattttattttattagcAATGTATTTCATTAACAATATATAATGTCACAGATTTCTGAAATGGCGACTTGAACGcaaatgaatttatttaaatggGTCTCAACGCAATACCTGAATTTTTACTTTCTTGATGAAAAAGTAAGTTTGAA includes:
- the H23L24.1 gene encoding Phosphatidylinositol-glycan biosynthesis class X protein (Confirmed by transcript evidence) encodes the protein MIILKYIMIYLSIELISGTLGFQKIECANYSASVTVVPHIDGPTQLILDFRLLSEEQLCHSRRKIPKFHKLHISPASYVTTCEQCPQCYFTFPMQFELPISWSIDRLFVVTKSQPHHQSATDVPIHYVIVDKMPPIGSSLRNCRIHVPSMIPPISDNFQIKFLAGFFISAFGVMLLIRCFCIKTR